One genomic region from Robbsia betulipollinis encodes:
- a CDS encoding 2-deoxy-5-keto-D-gluconate 6-phosphate aldolase domain-containing protein has protein sequence MTPGYTKPLYILPFDHRASYVKGMFDLKAPLSAADHARVSDSKRLIYEGFQAALADPDDAVSRDAAGILVDEEFGADILAEANAKGYLTAVSTEKSGSDEFDFEYGDAFGQHLDDVRPTFAKALVRYNPAGDAALNARQTARLKRLSDFCLERKLPFMFELLVPATEAQLQQAGGDKDAYDRTQRAELMRAAILALQDAGVEPAIWKIEGLDTREDAARIVAAARRDGRDEVGCIILGRGADDAKVGDWLRIAASVPGFIGFAVGRTSFWDPVAAFEAKKIGRNEAARQIGARYRQWADTFEAARVA, from the coding sequence ATGACCCCGGGTTACACCAAGCCTCTCTATATTCTGCCGTTCGATCATCGCGCTTCCTATGTGAAAGGCATGTTCGATCTGAAGGCCCCGCTGAGCGCGGCCGACCACGCGCGCGTGTCCGACAGCAAGCGTCTCATCTATGAAGGCTTCCAGGCGGCGCTCGCCGACCCCGACGACGCGGTGTCGCGCGACGCGGCCGGTATTCTCGTGGACGAGGAATTCGGTGCCGATATCCTCGCGGAGGCGAACGCGAAAGGCTATCTGACCGCCGTATCGACCGAGAAAAGCGGTTCCGACGAATTCGATTTCGAGTATGGCGACGCGTTCGGTCAGCACCTCGACGACGTGCGGCCGACCTTCGCGAAAGCCCTGGTGCGCTACAACCCGGCAGGCGATGCGGCGTTGAACGCCCGCCAGACCGCGCGCCTGAAGCGCCTGTCCGATTTTTGCCTGGAAAGAAAGTTGCCCTTCATGTTCGAGCTGCTGGTGCCGGCCACCGAGGCGCAGCTTCAGCAGGCGGGCGGCGACAAGGATGCCTATGACCGCACGCAGCGCGCCGAATTGATGCGCGCGGCAATCCTCGCCTTGCAGGATGCGGGCGTCGAACCGGCGATCTGGAAAATCGAGGGCCTGGACACGCGCGAGGATGCCGCACGAATCGTCGCGGCCGCGCGGCGCGATGGCCGCGACGAAGTGGGCTGCATCATTCTGGGACGGGGTGCCGACGACGCCAAGGTGGGCGACTGGCTGCGTATCGCCGCCAGCGTCCCGGGCTTCATCGGTTTCGCCGTGGGGCGGACGAGTTTCTGGGACCCGGTCGCGGCGTTCGAAGCGAAGAAAATCGGACGCAACGAGGCGGCGCGGCAGATCGGCGCGCGCTACCGGCAATGGGCCGACACCTTCGAGGCCGCGCGCGTGGCCTGA
- a CDS encoding prolyl oligopeptidase family serine peptidase gives MKTEKSLIATALAAALFAGTQAAWAAIEAPPVAPIRPVTDTYFGTAVVDNYRYMENLKDPEVQRWMKAQADYTRQVVDRIPGRDALAKQIQGLMGKDLRRDHFTRRGNRLFYQVMEPGANLPKLAYRDGVQGEEHILVDPAKLAKDSAHHVALDWFSPSWDGRYVAYGISEGGSEKSVLHIFDLTSGRDLAETIDRTSDCVVSWRNDNQSFFYLRYPKAGPDTPPSQSEYNAVTFLHTLGQHTDGEGDEAVFGRGVSAHVDVPEGQGSYVLLSPDSPYAVAVANRNMDETPNTFYVAPLDQIHGANTPWRKIATPEDGVTEVRLHGDRLYFLSEKGASRFQLLSTPFAQPDVAHADVVVPEGPNVLDSFRFAQDAIYLSERAGASFALRRVSLDGKDGQTIALPFSGSVRDLSTDPRSPGVMFALQSWIKAPRELVYDPQTGAAKDTGLVPPATSESDDMEVRDEFATSYDGTRIPVSIIARRGVKQDGSHPTIVFGYASYGISMDPVYRPAWQAWVDHGGIIAVSHMRGGGEYGDAWHRAGQKLKKINTIMDFLASAQYMIDQRYTQSKFLAANSASAGGIVMGGALTVDPALFRVILDDVGISDTLRSETEPNGPPNVPEFGSTSTEEGFHGLYAMSAYAHVHDGTPYPAVMFTTGANDPRVSSWHMLKMAARVQAATSSGRPVLLRIDYDAGHGMGSSLSQYVGKQADEWAFALWQMGLMGKLPKADTVHRKALAAPAQ, from the coding sequence TTGAAAACAGAAAAATCGCTTATCGCCACGGCCCTCGCGGCCGCCTTGTTCGCTGGCACGCAAGCCGCCTGGGCCGCCATCGAGGCGCCACCCGTCGCGCCGATACGCCCGGTCACCGATACCTACTTCGGTACGGCCGTGGTCGACAACTACCGCTACATGGAAAACCTGAAGGATCCGGAAGTCCAGCGCTGGATGAAGGCGCAGGCGGACTACACGCGCCAGGTCGTCGACCGCATTCCCGGCCGTGATGCGCTGGCCAAACAGATCCAGGGCCTGATGGGCAAGGACCTGCGGCGCGACCACTTCACGCGGCGCGGCAACCGGCTGTTCTATCAGGTCATGGAGCCGGGCGCCAATCTGCCCAAGCTCGCCTACCGGGACGGCGTCCAGGGCGAGGAGCATATCCTCGTCGACCCGGCCAAGCTCGCCAAGGACAGCGCGCACCATGTCGCGCTCGACTGGTTCTCGCCTTCCTGGGATGGCCGCTACGTGGCCTACGGCATCTCCGAAGGGGGTTCCGAGAAAAGCGTCCTGCACATCTTCGACCTGACGAGCGGCCGCGACCTCGCGGAGACCATCGACCGTACGAGCGACTGCGTGGTGTCCTGGCGCAACGACAACCAGTCCTTCTTCTATCTACGCTATCCGAAAGCGGGACCGGATACGCCGCCGTCGCAAAGCGAATACAACGCCGTGACCTTCCTGCACACGCTCGGGCAGCACACCGACGGCGAAGGCGACGAGGCGGTGTTCGGGCGCGGGGTGTCGGCCCATGTCGACGTACCGGAAGGCCAGGGCAGCTACGTGCTGCTGTCGCCGGATTCCCCGTACGCGGTGGCGGTCGCGAACCGCAATATGGACGAGACGCCCAATACCTTCTATGTCGCGCCGCTCGATCAGATCCATGGCGCGAACACGCCATGGCGCAAGATCGCGACCCCGGAAGACGGCGTGACCGAGGTGCGCCTGCACGGCGACCGTCTCTACTTCCTCTCCGAGAAGGGCGCATCGCGCTTCCAGCTGCTGTCCACGCCGTTCGCGCAACCGGACGTCGCGCATGCCGACGTGGTCGTGCCGGAAGGCCCGAACGTGCTGGACAGCTTCCGGTTCGCGCAGGACGCGATTTATCTCAGCGAACGCGCCGGCGCGAGCTTCGCATTGCGCCGGGTGTCGCTCGACGGCAAGGACGGTCAGACGATCGCGCTGCCCTTCTCGGGCTCGGTGCGGGACCTGAGCACGGACCCGCGTTCGCCGGGCGTGATGTTCGCGCTCCAAAGCTGGATCAAGGCGCCGCGCGAGCTGGTCTACGATCCGCAAACCGGCGCGGCGAAGGATACCGGTCTGGTGCCGCCCGCGACCAGCGAATCGGACGACATGGAAGTGCGCGACGAATTCGCGACGAGCTACGACGGCACACGTATCCCCGTCTCGATCATCGCGCGCAGGGGCGTGAAGCAGGATGGCTCGCATCCGACGATCGTTTTCGGTTACGCCAGTTACGGGATATCGATGGATCCGGTCTATCGTCCCGCCTGGCAGGCATGGGTCGATCACGGCGGCATCATCGCGGTATCGCACATGCGCGGCGGCGGCGAGTATGGCGATGCCTGGCATCGCGCGGGCCAGAAGCTGAAGAAGATCAATACGATCATGGATTTTCTGGCGTCGGCGCAGTACATGATCGACCAGCGCTACACGCAGTCGAAATTCCTCGCGGCGAACAGCGCGAGCGCGGGCGGCATCGTGATGGGCGGTGCCCTTACAGTCGATCCGGCGCTCTTCCGCGTGATCCTCGACGACGTGGGCATCTCCGATACGCTGCGCTCCGAAACCGAGCCGAACGGCCCGCCGAACGTGCCGGAATTCGGTTCGACCTCGACGGAAGAAGGCTTCCATGGCCTGTACGCGATGAGCGCCTACGCGCACGTGCACGACGGTACGCCCTACCCCGCGGTGATGTTCACGACCGGTGCGAACGATCCGCGCGTCTCGTCATGGCACATGCTGAAAATGGCCGCGCGGGTGCAGGCGGCGACGAGCAGTGGCCGGCCCGTGCTGCTTCGCATTGACTACGACGCGGGACACGGCATGGGGTCGAGCCTGTCGCAGTACGTCGGCAAGCAGGCCGACGAATGGGCCTTCGCGCTGTGGCAGATGGGCCTCATGGGCAAGTTGCCGAAGGCTGACACCGTTCACCGGAAAGCCCTGGCCGCGCCAGCGCAGTAG
- a CDS encoding histidine kinase dimerization/phosphoacceptor domain -containing protein: MNFARSATWAATIDHLQQGADMEAPVRLTDVLKQRSAMTDLAAQAQQPRPLEEFLAHAARCAAQGCDAPMAKVLEVRRRDGVLILKAHCGMRDDVLGTEVGKVEQGNPPGESLLAMQPVVVPDVRAYPPGPIPDLFKKFHVVASVNVPLIGREGPYGILEIDYREPREVSALDLSFLAAIASVIAANVEHLQERASLAAQRDETVVLLREQQHRIRNNFQQIVTLVQRYGMRLKDPETRGSFKDIERRVFAMASIYDHLLGVGEQSEEIDLSRYLSSLCDELHSFFDLSGQHIRLQCDREFGVMVGIDVCMKVGTVVNELIANAVEHAFDESGGAITVSLRQTGHRYTVRIADDGRGFVDSSTENIGLHSAHRLIASIGGSLVRETSDGKGTAWIVSCPGVEGDEKRDEKRDEKRDEKHDEKRDAPPVPAEQPLSQGQARQAEAQETDDTAAKAAPVRPMAPMKPMKPMEPMKPMEPMKPMEPMQPMEPMQPMEPMQPMEPMKPMEPMKPMSGGEAWWPHDLGAPATSGGQNDLRYAFFPQSRRLLIERGGKVETYDSGDHHIQGVAQQNGGSVMFSSREGNVDVGTLRRL, translated from the coding sequence ATGAATTTTGCGCGCAGCGCCACGTGGGCCGCCACGATCGATCATCTGCAGCAAGGCGCCGATATGGAAGCGCCGGTTCGACTGACCGATGTTCTCAAGCAGCGCAGTGCGATGACCGATCTGGCCGCGCAGGCCCAGCAACCCCGGCCGTTGGAAGAATTCCTCGCGCACGCCGCGCGCTGCGCCGCGCAAGGCTGCGATGCGCCGATGGCCAAGGTGCTCGAAGTACGTCGCCGCGATGGCGTCCTGATATTGAAGGCGCATTGCGGGATGCGCGACGACGTATTGGGCACCGAAGTCGGCAAGGTCGAACAGGGCAATCCACCCGGCGAATCGCTGCTCGCCATGCAGCCGGTGGTCGTGCCCGACGTGCGCGCCTATCCGCCCGGCCCCATTCCCGACTTGTTCAAGAAATTCCACGTGGTGGCCTCGGTCAACGTTCCGTTGATCGGCCGCGAAGGGCCCTATGGCATCCTGGAGATCGATTACCGGGAGCCCCGCGAGGTCAGCGCGCTCGACTTGTCGTTTCTCGCGGCCATCGCCAGCGTGATCGCCGCGAACGTCGAGCATCTGCAGGAGCGCGCCTCGCTGGCCGCGCAGCGCGACGAAACCGTCGTCCTGCTGCGCGAGCAGCAACACCGCATCCGCAATAATTTCCAGCAGATCGTGACGCTGGTCCAGCGCTATGGAATGCGGCTCAAAGACCCGGAAACGCGTGGCAGTTTCAAGGATATCGAGCGCCGGGTGTTCGCGATGGCGTCGATCTACGATCATCTGCTGGGCGTGGGCGAGCAGAGCGAGGAGATCGATCTGAGCCGCTATCTGAGCTCGCTGTGCGACGAGTTGCACAGCTTCTTCGATCTGAGCGGCCAGCACATCCGCCTGCAATGCGATCGGGAGTTCGGCGTGATGGTCGGCATCGATGTCTGCATGAAGGTGGGAACGGTCGTCAACGAATTGATCGCCAATGCCGTCGAGCATGCGTTCGACGAATCCGGCGGCGCGATCACCGTTTCGCTGCGGCAGACCGGGCACCGCTACACGGTCCGGATCGCGGACGACGGGCGCGGCTTCGTCGATTCTTCCACGGAGAACATCGGTCTGCATAGCGCGCACAGGCTGATCGCCAGCATCGGCGGCAGTCTCGTGCGCGAGACGTCGGACGGAAAAGGCACGGCGTGGATCGTTTCTTGCCCCGGAGTGGAGGGCGACGAGAAGCGCGACGAGAAGCGCGACGAGAAGCGCGACGAGAAGCACGACGAGAAGCGCGACGCGCCGCCGGTGCCCGCCGAGCAGCCACTGTCACAGGGGCAGGCACGGCAGGCCGAGGCGCAGGAGACGGACGACACTGCCGCGAAGGCTGCACCGGTGCGGCCGATGGCACCGATGAAACCAATGAAACCCATGGAACCGATGAAACCGATGGAACCGATGAAACCGATGGAACCCATGCAGCCGATGGAACCCATGCAGCCGATGGAACCCATGCAGCCGATGGAACCCATGAAACCGATGGAACCCATGAAGCCGATGTCGGGCGGCGAGGCCTGGTGGCCGCACGACCTGGGCGCACCGGCGACGAGCGGCGGTCAAAACGATCTGCGCTATGCCTTTTTCCCGCAAAGTCGCCGACTGCTGATCGAGCGCGGGGGCAAGGTGGAGACCTACGACAGCGGCGACCACCATATCCAGGGCGTCGCGCAGCAAAACGGCGGCTCGGTGATGTTCAGCAGCCGCGAAGGCAATGTCGATGTTGGCACGCTGCGGCGGCTCTAG